ATGTCCAAAACAATCTTAGATTTCAACATAGGCAAAGACACCATATCCGCCACCGTAGATAAAATCTTTGCTAAAACTATGAGGTTTTAAACACCCCCTCTATCAAGGTCATCACTTTTAGTTTTTCACTTTTAGTTTTTCACTTTTTAGGAGTAAGTAGGGGTGTTTATTCCCCCTGCCCCATTGAATAGGCAATTTTACCGTTGATTTCATAGAGATGTTCGACTTTAATGAAATCAAAACCGGCATCTGAAATTCGTTTCAACAAATCCAGAACATCACCTGCCCCAATTGGAGGAACATTTCCGGTGCCCCGGTAAACGGGAGAGAGTTCGGAATCGAGCGAGGTAAACCGGCATCGCCAATGGTCGGAGCAGAAGGTTTCCGGAAGCCCTTCGGGATAAACTTTTACTCCACGGTTGGTTATCATTTTCAGGTTCATATAATCGCCGGCCAGCTTGGCTAATTCATCGCCTAATTTATTGGCATTTCGGTTGTCGGCGGTATAATCCACGAATACATCAACACCTACCAGTACTTTTTTGACAGGGGCAGTAGGGGCTATTTTTATGTGAATGGGGGGATGTTCTTTGTTGTAAACGACCTCTTTCAGATGTTCGGGTTTTTTGCCCAACCGCTCTATGATTGCATGGGCAAACTTTTCGGTGCCTACGCGTTCAGCGCTCACTCCTTCGGTAAAAATATCTCCGGTATGAATACCGTCTTCCAATGTTTTCATCAGGGCATTCTGTATTTTTTCGGCTACATCCGATTGACCGATATGTACCAGCATCATACAGGCACCGTTGAGCAAACCCGACGGGTTGGCAATTCCTTTTCCGGCAATGTCGGGAGCCGAGCCGTGAATGGCTTCAAACATGGCAAAATCGTCTCCCACATTTGCCGAGCCGCCCATGCCCACCGAGCCGGCCACTTCGGCGGTGATGTCTGAAATGATATCGCCATAAAGGTTTAGCGTAACGACCACATCAAACCTTTCGGGCTTATCGGCAAGCATGGCAGCCCCTATGTCAATAATGTAGTGGTTCTTTTCTATATCGGGATATTCTTTGCCAACTTCGTCGAAAATATTATGAAACAACCCGTCTGTGAGCTTCATGATATTGTCTTTGGTCATACAGGTAACGCGCTTTCGACCATAAGCCCGGGCATATTCAAAAGCGTAGCGGATCACTTTTTCCGAACCCGGACGGGAAACGAGTTTTAGGCATTGTATGACTTCTGCCGTTTGCTGATGCTCTATTCCGGCATACAGATCTTCCTCATTTTCGCGAACTACTACCAAATCCATTTTGGGGAAATGAGTTTTTATATACGGCGAAAAAGCCTGACAAGGGCGGATATTGGCAAACAGCCCAAGCGTTTTGCGAATGGTTACGTTGAGACTCACATACCCTCCTCCCTGTGGAGTAGTGATTGGGGCTTTTAAAAACACTTTGTTGCGGCGCAAACTATCCCAGGCACCGGGTGCTATTCCGGTTTTAATGCCGCTGTTATAAACTTTTTCTCCAACTTCGATAACCTCGTATTCGAGTTTTGCTCCCGCAGCCTCCATAATCTGAAGCGTGGCGTTCATGATTTCAGCTCCTATGCCATCGCCGTAAGCAATGGTGATTTTCTGACTCATTCAATATAGTTTTTTGATTTAGAAATGGCACGCAAGGTAAAAATTAAAATCGGATTTCCGAAAATTTAACAAGCATGGAAGCATAGCCCCAAAAGTGTAAGGTTTGTTTGGGAAGGGTCAAAACAGGGGGTACATGAAGTCAATGCAGGGGTGCATAAAGTCAATGCAGAGGTGCAATAAGTCATTGCAGGGGCACATTGAGCCAATGCATAGGTGCACGAACCTGTTGCAGGGGGACTTTGAGGCAATGCAAAGGCGCATGGAGTTATTACAGGGCTGCATTACCTTTTTGCGAAGGTGAAATAAAGTTTTGCAGGGGTACAATGGTTCATTGCAGGGGCACATTGAGTCAATGCAAAGGCGCAATAAGTCATTGCAGGGGTGCATTGAGTCATTGCAGTGGTGATTTGTAGTTTTGCAGAAGTGCAAAAATGAGGGTTTCGTCATAACCCCGGATTGTTAGCGGTCAAAAATTGGCTACAGCAAGGACGTTTTGTTCTTGTAAATTCAGAGGCAAGTAAGGGGATTCCTGTCGTTGTACATGTGGTTGTTCATACAGAAACAAGACCTGTATTGTTCTGAAAATGACGAAGAATAAGGATGAGAAAAACGTTTTGCAGCTACCCGAAGGCAGGTATTTCTAAGTACTTCGATGTCAATCAAGCAAAAACTTTGACAGAAGCACTGCATTTGTTTTAACCACGTCAGCCCCTATTGCGGCAAACCTCTATTGTGCTTATGTTTTTTTCTGTCTATCAGTTGGGGTTTATTTTTCTTAAAAGTTTTCTTGAAAAGTCAGCTTCAGCGTCTAATGAAGCTATCATTTCTCCTCCTGCGTTTGAAAGTCTCGCCAAGTCTTGTTTGGGAATAGAAACTTGGTCTGAAAAAATTAATATGCTGTCAAAGTCTGCCTTAGTTCTTAGAAGTCTTTCCAAAATTATGGTAGTCAAACGTGCTTTGTCTCTATTTGGAATACCAAAAAGAAAAAGAGGTGCATATTTTCCTTCAATTCGATAATCAATAGGATAATCTCTCGCATTTTCCATTTCATCAAAGTAGTAGTCTTTATTTACTTTTTCTTCCCCTACAATTTTGAGTAATTGTTCTTGCAAGTCTTCATAAAAAGTTGATTCTGCTCTTGCTCTATTTAGAAAAGTAAGGTCATTTATT
This is a stretch of genomic DNA from Sphingobacteriales bacterium. It encodes these proteins:
- a CDS encoding NADP-dependent isocitrate dehydrogenase codes for the protein MSQKITIAYGDGIGAEIMNATLQIMEAAGAKLEYEVIEVGEKVYNSGIKTGIAPGAWDSLRRNKVFLKAPITTPQGGGYVSLNVTIRKTLGLFANIRPCQAFSPYIKTHFPKMDLVVVRENEEDLYAGIEHQQTAEVIQCLKLVSRPGSEKVIRYAFEYARAYGRKRVTCMTKDNIMKLTDGLFHNIFDEVGKEYPDIEKNHYIIDIGAAMLADKPERFDVVVTLNLYGDIISDITAEVAGSVGMGGSANVGDDFAMFEAIHGSAPDIAGKGIANPSGLLNGACMMLVHIGQSDVAEKIQNALMKTLEDGIHTGDIFTEGVSAERVGTEKFAHAIIERLGKKPEHLKEVVYNKEHPPIHIKIAPTAPVKKVLVGVDVFVDYTADNRNANKLGDELAKLAGDYMNLKMITNRGVKVYPEGLPETFCSDHWRCRFTSLDSELSPVYRGTGNVPPIGAGDVLDLLKRISDAGFDFIKVEHLYEINGKIAYSMGQGE
- a CDS encoding DUF1828 domain-containing protein gives rise to the protein MNLDLNKLQETLCSLMCAEVKIKPKNGKLLSIETPFYFADGDPYQIYIKEMPGGIIRLTDMGHTMMHLSYDNDIDKFREGTRGKIFDQIKAETFIDEDNGEFFIDTPMENLGFNIFRLGQALTKINDLTFLNRARAESTFYEDLQEQLLKIVGEEKVNKDYYFDEMENARDYPIDYRIEGKYAPLFLFGIPNRDKARLTTIILERLLRTKADFDSILIFSDQVSIPKQDLARLSNAGGEMIASLDAEADFSRKLLRKINPN